A region of Vibrio tubiashii ATCC 19109 DNA encodes the following proteins:
- a CDS encoding AraC family transcriptional regulator has translation MEIVAEYLPTDHRHQLGVMDIALLLKAVESFGVKTTPILEDLGLAHLDWQSEKTQLTYVDKLMLFRHVSQQFYDVGLGLLIGERAKLSHFGLLGYAILSSRTLEEAIKTGFKYLNLNGPVFSVTVTIDDGIASIVLENTLEIGELLPFCSEYFFSALVAMFEELTGERLAITRLCFPYQAPAYGSKYSERFSCAVEFEAPSLSLSFCSSLLSLPLKTHNADMLSNCLQSCDSVIAALQSPYLLTNQIKTILYQSAGVFPSIEAVAMQFGCSSRTLRRKLEQDGTSYQKLLGEVRSDIAKEFLLRTELTIEEIAFRLGYSDTANFRRGFKRWTGITPQRFRGTQ, from the coding sequence ATGGAAATTGTCGCTGAGTATCTACCTACAGATCATCGTCACCAGTTAGGCGTAATGGACATTGCCTTATTGCTAAAGGCGGTGGAGAGCTTTGGAGTTAAGACGACACCCATATTAGAGGATCTAGGCTTAGCTCACTTAGATTGGCAAAGTGAAAAGACGCAGTTGACCTATGTGGACAAGTTGATGCTGTTTCGCCATGTGTCTCAGCAGTTTTACGATGTAGGGCTGGGTTTACTGATTGGAGAAAGGGCCAAACTGAGCCATTTTGGTCTTTTAGGTTATGCCATCTTAAGTAGCCGTACTTTAGAAGAAGCGATCAAAACGGGCTTTAAATATCTCAACCTAAATGGTCCGGTATTTTCTGTAACAGTGACAATAGATGACGGTATTGCTTCTATCGTATTGGAAAATACGCTCGAAATTGGCGAGCTTTTGCCTTTCTGTAGCGAGTACTTTTTTAGTGCGCTAGTGGCTATGTTCGAAGAGCTAACTGGGGAGAGGCTTGCGATTACTCGCCTCTGTTTTCCTTATCAAGCACCTGCTTATGGTTCGAAGTACAGCGAACGATTTAGCTGTGCAGTCGAGTTTGAAGCGCCTAGTCTAAGCTTGAGCTTTTGTTCCTCGCTATTGTCTCTGCCGCTTAAAACACATAACGCGGATATGTTGAGCAATTGCCTTCAATCCTGTGATTCAGTCATTGCAGCATTACAATCGCCATATCTGCTGACCAACCAGATCAAAACAATTCTGTATCAGAGTGCGGGGGTATTCCCATCGATTGAAGCAGTTGCAATGCAGTTTGGTTGCTCTTCACGTACGTTAAGAAGAAAGCTTGAACAGGATGGGACAAGCTACCAGAAATTGCTCGGCGAGGTACGTAGCGACATTGCTAAAGAGTTTCTGCTCCGGACCGAATTGACCATTGAAGAGATTGCTTTTCGTTTGGGGTACAGTGATACCGCCAATTTCAGAAGGGGGTTCAAACGCTGGACAGGAATAACACCTCAACGATTTCGTGGGACTCAGTGA
- the speA gene encoding arginine decarboxylase → MENNSKLDRVRADYNVHYWSQGFYGIDNQGEVYVSPRNDNAHQVPLSNIVSKLEQKQLNLPVLVRFPQILHQRVHGICHAFNQAIEEYQYDNNYLLVYPIKVNQQKEVVDEILESQAQLETKQLGLEAGSKPELLAVLALAQKASSVIVCNGYKDREYVRLALIGEKLGHKVFIVLEKLSELDLVLKEAKSLGVKPRLGIRIRLASQGAGKWQSSGGEKSKFGLAASQVLTVIERLKQEDQLDAMQLVHFHLGSQMANIRDIRNGVNESARFYCELRGMGADIKYFDIGGGLAVDYDGTRSQSSNSMNYGLIEYARNIVSTVGDVCQQYEQPVPVIISESGRSLTAHHAVLITNVIGTEAYHPESVVEPSAEDPTLLQNMWRNWENLQDGSDARALIEIYNDTQSDLAEVHSQFATGVLNLQQRAWAEQLSLRIYFELSRQMSNKNRFHRPILDELNERLADKFFVNFSLFQSLPDAWGIDQVFPVLPLSGLENVEERRAVMLDITCDSDGAIEQYVEGQGIETTLPVPAWDKDKPYLMGFFLVGAYQEILGDMHNLFGDTHSAVVTVDENGEAIIERIDEGDSVEDMMRYVHIDVDKIRQNYRELVAERVNVNEQQTVLEELEGGLRGYTYLEDF, encoded by the coding sequence GTGGAAAACAATTCTAAACTTGATCGTGTTCGCGCTGATTACAATGTTCATTACTGGAGCCAAGGCTTCTACGGTATCGATAACCAAGGTGAAGTGTATGTATCACCACGCAATGATAATGCCCATCAGGTACCACTGAGTAATATCGTCTCTAAGCTAGAACAGAAACAACTAAATTTACCGGTATTGGTTCGCTTCCCTCAGATCCTGCACCAACGTGTGCATGGTATCTGTCATGCTTTCAACCAAGCGATTGAAGAGTACCAATACGACAACAACTACCTACTGGTGTACCCGATCAAGGTAAACCAACAAAAAGAGGTCGTTGACGAGATTCTTGAAAGCCAAGCTCAGCTAGAAACGAAACAGCTTGGCCTTGAAGCAGGCAGCAAACCTGAGCTACTCGCGGTATTGGCACTAGCTCAGAAAGCGAGTTCTGTGATTGTCTGCAACGGCTACAAAGATCGTGAATACGTTCGCTTAGCGCTAATAGGTGAAAAGCTAGGTCATAAAGTCTTCATCGTATTAGAGAAATTATCTGAGCTCGATCTGGTTCTGAAAGAGGCGAAAAGTCTTGGAGTGAAACCTCGCTTAGGTATTCGTATTCGCTTGGCATCTCAAGGGGCGGGCAAATGGCAATCGAGTGGCGGCGAAAAATCTAAATTCGGCCTAGCCGCGTCTCAAGTGTTAACCGTCATTGAGCGTCTAAAACAAGAAGACCAACTGGATGCGATGCAACTGGTGCACTTCCACCTAGGTTCGCAAATGGCCAACATTCGTGATATTCGCAATGGGGTTAATGAGTCAGCTCGCTTCTACTGCGAATTACGTGGCATGGGTGCAGATATCAAATACTTCGATATCGGTGGTGGCTTAGCAGTAGATTATGACGGTACACGCAGTCAGTCTTCTAACTCAATGAACTACGGGCTGATTGAGTATGCACGTAACATCGTAAGTACAGTGGGCGATGTCTGCCAGCAGTACGAGCAACCTGTACCAGTTATCATCTCTGAGTCTGGCCGCTCGCTAACAGCACACCACGCAGTGTTAATCACAAACGTAATTGGTACAGAGGCGTACCATCCAGAAAGTGTGGTAGAGCCAAGCGCAGAAGATCCAACTCTGCTACAGAATATGTGGCGTAATTGGGAAAACCTGCAAGATGGTAGCGATGCGCGTGCCTTGATTGAGATTTATAACGATACCCAAAGTGACTTAGCCGAAGTTCACTCACAGTTTGCAACTGGCGTACTGAACCTACAGCAACGCGCTTGGGCAGAGCAGCTTTCGCTACGAATTTACTTCGAGCTGAGCCGCCAGATGAGCAATAAAAACCGTTTCCACCGTCCGATCTTGGATGAGTTGAATGAGCGACTAGCGGATAAGTTCTTCGTTAACTTCTCGCTATTTCAATCTCTACCAGATGCTTGGGGGATTGATCAGGTGTTCCCTGTTCTGCCGCTATCAGGATTGGAAAACGTTGAAGAGCGTCGTGCAGTCATGCTCGATATTACTTGTGATTCTGACGGTGCTATCGAGCAATACGTTGAAGGTCAAGGTATTGAAACGACACTGCCAGTGCCAGCTTGGGATAAGGATAAGCCATACCTAATGGGTTTCTTCCTTGTCGGTGCGTACCAAGAGATTTTAGGCGATATGCACAATCTATTTGGCGACACCCACAGCGCAGTGGTGACCGTTGATGAAAACGGTGAGGCGATTATAGAGCGGATTGATGAAGGTGACAGCGTCGAAGATATGATGCGCTATGTACACATTGATGTAGATAAGATTCGTCAAAACTACCGTGAGTTAGTTGCTGAGCGTGTCAATGTGAACGAGCAGCAAACCGTCTTAGAAGAATTAGAAGGTGGCTTAAGAGGCTACACCTATTTAGAGGATTTCTAA
- the cspE gene encoding transcription antiterminator/RNA stability regulator CspE — MSNKTTGIVKWFNEEKGFGFITPENGGADVFVHFRAIASEGFKTLKEGQQVSFEVEQGQKGPQAANVVPA; from the coding sequence ATGTCTAACAAAACTACTGGTATCGTAAAATGGTTTAACGAAGAGAAAGGCTTCGGTTTCATCACTCCAGAAAACGGCGGTGCTGACGTATTCGTTCACTTCCGTGCTATCGCTTCTGAAGGTTTCAAAACTCTAAAAGAAGGCCAACAGGTTTCTTTTGAAGTTGAACAAGGTCAAAAAGGCCCACAAGCTGCTAACGTAGTACCAGCTTAA
- a CDS encoding sterol desaturase family protein — MEFQTIIDHPEWLLMLLAPLFIGLMAAEYFIGQKRGKLPENSAYKLPEVLCNFSLAGMHQLADLLTGLVIVKLYFWLFGWKLLDIEMNATSFIVLLVLQDFCYYWFHRASHRIRWMWAAHVAHHSSERMNFSTAFRQSLMYPIAGMWLFWVPLVIIGFEPKWVIFAVLLNLGLQFFVHTQWIRSLGKFELIFNTPSHHRVHHGRNPQYIDKNYAGVLIIWDKLFGTFEPEVETVRYGITKPIDSYNPLTVTFSEWRDMLHDVQSKHMSLKQRLRILLAPPSDKPVAIETKDSKQPIEEANQ; from the coding sequence ATGGAATTTCAAACGATTATTGATCACCCAGAGTGGCTGCTGATGTTGCTCGCTCCACTGTTTATTGGCTTGATGGCCGCAGAGTATTTCATCGGTCAGAAACGAGGAAAGCTGCCAGAAAACTCCGCCTATAAACTGCCAGAGGTGCTGTGCAATTTTTCGTTAGCAGGCATGCATCAACTAGCGGATCTGCTGACAGGTCTCGTCATCGTAAAACTCTATTTTTGGCTGTTTGGTTGGAAGTTGCTCGACATTGAAATGAACGCGACCTCTTTCATTGTTTTACTTGTTTTGCAGGATTTTTGCTATTACTGGTTTCACCGTGCGAGCCATAGGATACGTTGGATGTGGGCAGCCCATGTCGCGCATCATAGCTCGGAAAGAATGAATTTTAGCACCGCATTTCGTCAAAGCTTAATGTACCCGATAGCCGGAATGTGGCTGTTTTGGGTTCCCTTGGTCATCATAGGTTTTGAACCTAAATGGGTCATCTTTGCCGTGCTGCTCAACTTAGGCTTGCAGTTTTTCGTCCACACTCAGTGGATTCGCTCACTGGGTAAGTTCGAGCTCATTTTTAACACGCCATCGCATCATCGAGTCCATCATGGACGTAATCCACAATACATAGATAAGAACTACGCGGGGGTTTTGATTATTTGGGACAAACTGTTCGGTACGTTTGAACCTGAAGTGGAAACCGTTCGCTATGGGATTACCAAGCCTATCGACAGTTATAATCCGCTGACGGTCACCTTCTCCGAATGGCGAGATATGCTCCATGATGTGCAGAGCAAGCATATGTCACTAAAACAGAGGCTGAGGATCTTGCTTGCACCTCCCAGTGATAAACCCGTGGCTATTGAAACAAAGGATTCAAAACAGCCTATAGAAGAAGCCAATCAATAA
- a CDS encoding DUF2058 domain-containing protein yields the protein MAKLTLQEQMLKAGLVNEKKLKKAKKGSKKSRVQAREVKAAVEENKRQQQERDKALSEEQKEQRLSKEIKAQIKQLIEMNTIDQKDGEIKYNFTDGTLVKAIYVEQLIRDQLAKGILSIARTDETYVVIPSSVAKKIAMRDESVIIEQNAPAEDIPAEDDPYADFVVPDDLMW from the coding sequence ATGGCAAAACTGACACTTCAAGAGCAAATGCTTAAAGCAGGCTTAGTGAACGAGAAGAAACTGAAAAAAGCAAAGAAAGGCTCGAAGAAATCTCGTGTACAAGCACGTGAAGTTAAAGCAGCAGTGGAAGAGAACAAGCGCCAACAGCAAGAGCGCGATAAAGCACTGAGTGAAGAGCAGAAAGAGCAACGTTTATCCAAAGAGATTAAAGCGCAAATCAAGCAACTGATTGAGATGAACACCATCGATCAGAAAGATGGCGAAATCAAATACAACTTTACTGATGGCACACTGGTTAAAGCTATCTATGTGGAACAGTTGATTCGTGACCAGTTGGCAAAAGGCATTCTATCTATTGCTCGCACTGATGAGACTTACGTGGTCATTCCAAGTAGCGTAGCGAAGAAAATTGCAATGCGTGATGAGAGCGTCATCATCGAACAAAACGCACCAGCGGAAGATATCCCTGCTGAAGATGACCCATACGCAGATTTCGTCGTGCCAGACGATTTGATGTGGTAA
- a CDS encoding Sbal_3080 family lipoprotein: MFKRLLCVAAVLVMAGCSSPKFDGKPLEETNQSKQLTIVEDDATRDIFLASMLNWCDINGYTCKVVVDGTTPKENELTLDYVSRWSWDFKTFIADARITAYQEGQRVGYVTFKAPNQLTFDKYGSDEERIKAMMDVLFKITSAKEATRKAGNGEI; this comes from the coding sequence ATGTTTAAACGCCTACTTTGCGTTGCTGCTGTACTTGTAATGGCAGGGTGTAGCTCACCTAAATTTGACGGTAAGCCCCTTGAAGAGACAAACCAATCAAAACAACTCACCATTGTCGAAGATGATGCGACACGAGATATTTTTCTGGCTTCAATGCTAAATTGGTGCGATATCAATGGTTACACATGTAAAGTTGTCGTAGATGGCACAACCCCTAAGGAAAATGAACTCACTCTCGACTATGTATCTCGCTGGAGCTGGGACTTTAAAACCTTTATCGCAGATGCTCGTATCACTGCATACCAGGAAGGGCAACGCGTTGGCTACGTGACATTCAAAGCACCAAATCAGCTGACTTTTGACAAATATGGAAGTGATGAAGAGCGCATTAAAGCCATGATGGACGTTCTTTTCAAAATCACCTCTGCAAAAGAAGCAACTCGCAAAGCTGGTAATGGTGAAATTTAA
- a CDS encoding DUF2804 domain-containing protein, producing the protein MISTQSAPENLVSSEGKPTYGHFDGTPKQLNTTCFDYRNSMDKPASKLAKHFHYKQFQFVCLKTARYIIGFAIADIRYLGSSFCYIYDTESDSLSEQSWLRPLSFDKQMTESPYSGLTHIAGAKLQFEIAKGQWRAKAMSNDLKLDIILHAPANSLPLSVCTPTAYSGWTYTQKHNALTVTGKLEIAGNSVDLNNALASYDFSAGYMRRETSWRWASINTRDENTLLGLNLAAGVNETGSCENALWVNGQRHLLNPVHFTFDRDHVEQDWHIYSDDGRVSLRFKPLNKRSEKLNLLLLKSNFRQFIGLFDGFVIDNDGQKHQLRSVLGLTEDHYAKW; encoded by the coding sequence ATGATCTCTACTCAATCTGCTCCTGAGAATCTTGTGTCGTCAGAAGGCAAACCCACCTATGGTCATTTTGATGGTACGCCTAAACAGCTTAATACGACCTGTTTTGACTATCGAAATAGTATGGACAAGCCTGCAAGCAAGCTTGCCAAGCATTTCCACTATAAGCAGTTTCAGTTTGTCTGTTTGAAAACGGCAAGATACATCATAGGATTCGCCATCGCAGATATACGCTACCTTGGTTCGTCTTTTTGCTATATCTACGACACCGAAAGCGACTCGCTAAGCGAACAAAGCTGGTTAAGGCCACTGTCGTTTGATAAACAAATGACCGAGTCGCCTTACTCTGGTTTGACACATATTGCTGGGGCAAAACTGCAGTTTGAAATAGCCAAAGGCCAGTGGCGTGCTAAAGCGATGAGCAACGATCTGAAGCTCGATATTATCTTACATGCTCCTGCCAATAGTCTGCCGCTTTCCGTATGCACGCCTACGGCCTATTCCGGCTGGACTTACACTCAAAAGCACAACGCCCTTACCGTAACTGGCAAGCTAGAAATCGCTGGCAATAGCGTAGATCTAAACAATGCACTCGCCAGTTATGACTTTTCAGCCGGGTATATGCGCCGTGAAACGAGTTGGCGCTGGGCGAGCATCAATACCCGTGATGAAAACACCTTACTTGGGTTGAACCTAGCCGCAGGGGTTAATGAAACCGGCAGCTGCGAGAATGCACTTTGGGTCAATGGCCAACGACACCTGCTCAACCCAGTCCATTTTACGTTTGATCGCGACCATGTTGAGCAAGATTGGCACATATATTCCGACGATGGACGAGTATCTCTTAGGTTCAAACCGCTCAATAAACGCAGTGAAAAGCTCAACTTACTGCTACTTAAAAGTAACTTTCGCCAGTTCATCGGTCTCTTTGACGGCTTTGTCATCGACAATGACGGGCAAAAGCATCAGCTAAGAAGTGTTCTTGGGCTCACTGAAGATCACTATGCCAAGTGGTAA
- the speB gene encoding agmatinase, whose amino-acid sequence MNDLFTKTDYSLYSNSMSFMRRPYLRNPVSADADLVVLGVPLDMATSGRPGARMGPDAIRRASVNLAWEGKKFPWDFNVFDRAKVIDAGDLVFDCGDAEDFTYRLEAATSEILKSGKTMLALGGDHFITLPILRAYAKHHGEMALIHFDAHTDTYDNGSAYDHGTMFYHAPNEGLISAKHSVQIGIRTEYDQNDHGFNVINAMEANDLSAEAIVARIRDIIGDRPVYVTFDIDCLDPAFAPGTGTPVCGGLNSDKVLKILRGLAGVNIVGMDVVEVSPPYDHSDLTALAGATVALELMYAWASSRDSE is encoded by the coding sequence ATGAATGATTTGTTTACAAAAACTGATTATTCGCTTTACTCGAACTCAATGAGCTTTATGCGCAGACCTTACCTGCGCAACCCTGTCTCAGCGGACGCTGACCTAGTGGTACTGGGTGTACCGCTAGATATGGCAACCTCAGGCAGACCAGGCGCGCGAATGGGCCCAGATGCGATTCGTCGTGCATCAGTGAACCTTGCGTGGGAAGGTAAAAAATTCCCTTGGGATTTCAATGTCTTTGACCGCGCAAAAGTCATTGATGCTGGTGACTTGGTGTTCGACTGTGGCGACGCGGAAGATTTCACTTACCGCCTAGAAGCTGCGACCAGTGAGATCCTTAAAAGCGGTAAAACGATGTTAGCGCTAGGTGGTGACCATTTCATCACTTTGCCGATTCTGCGTGCTTATGCGAAACATCACGGAGAAATGGCACTGATTCATTTTGACGCGCACACAGACACTTATGACAACGGCAGTGCTTACGATCACGGCACCATGTTCTACCATGCGCCAAATGAAGGCCTAATTTCAGCGAAGCACTCTGTTCAGATTGGTATTCGTACTGAGTATGACCAAAATGATCATGGATTTAATGTCATTAATGCCATGGAAGCAAATGACTTGAGTGCAGAAGCGATTGTAGCGCGTATTCGTGACATCATTGGCGATAGGCCAGTCTATGTTACCTTTGATATAGACTGCTTAGATCCTGCTTTTGCACCGGGTACAGGCACTCCAGTTTGTGGTGGCTTGAACTCTGACAAAGTGCTTAAGATCTTGCGTGGTTTAGCTGGCGTTAACATTGTCGGGATGGATGTGGTGGAAGTATCTCCTCCGTACGATCATAGCGATCTGACTGCCTTAGCGGGCGCAACCGTCGCACTTGAACTGATGTACGCTTGGGCATCGAGCCGCGATAGCGAATAA